One part of the Longimicrobium sp. genome encodes these proteins:
- a CDS encoding 4a-hydroxytetrahydrobiopterin dehydratase, with amino-acid sequence MSIPYTDREIAERLQRDLPAWKHEEGHLTRTFETGDWQRTLLLANAIGFVGEAAWHHPDLHLSYPRLKVLLTTHDAGGITDKDFELARRIEEVATWQPSGGALTGPEEGWFK; translated from the coding sequence ATGAGCATCCCCTACACCGACCGCGAGATCGCCGAGCGCCTCCAGCGCGACCTGCCGGCGTGGAAGCACGAGGAGGGGCACCTCACCCGCACCTTCGAGACGGGGGATTGGCAGCGCACGCTGCTGCTGGCCAACGCCATCGGCTTCGTGGGCGAGGCGGCGTGGCACCACCCCGACCTGCACCTGAGCTACCCGCGCCTCAAGGTGCTGCTTACCACCCACGACGCGGGCGGGATCACCGACAAGGACTTCGAGCTGGCCCGGCGCATCGAGGAGGTCGCCACCTGGCAGCCATCGGGCGGGGCGCTCACGGGGCCGGAAGAGGGGTGGTTCAAGTAG
- a CDS encoding OsmC family protein translates to MKITLLSDERIRLDGGGGPMTIEAPSADMTYSPFHMMASGLASCTYAVLQSWATHAKLPADGLALEVGWSFAEEPHRVARYEVDIEWPGLPENRLAAARRVADMCTVKVTLAHPPEVATEVKTEAKAA, encoded by the coding sequence TTGAAGATCACGCTGCTTTCGGACGAGCGCATCCGGCTGGACGGCGGCGGGGGGCCCATGACCATCGAGGCGCCCTCGGCCGACATGACGTACTCGCCCTTCCACATGATGGCGAGCGGGCTGGCGAGCTGCACCTACGCGGTGCTCCAGTCGTGGGCCACGCACGCGAAGCTCCCCGCCGACGGGCTGGCGCTGGAGGTGGGGTGGAGCTTCGCGGAGGAGCCGCACCGGGTGGCGCGCTACGAGGTGGACATCGAGTGGCCGGGGCTGCCGGAGAACCGGCTGGCGGCGGCCAGGCGGGTGGCCGACATGTGCACGGTGAAGGTGACGCTGGCGCACCCGCCCGAGGTCGCCACCGAGGTGAAGACGGAGGCGAAGGCGGCATGA
- a CDS encoding DUF393 domain-containing protein, with the protein MKTFPVVRFVIAGQETEACGSGRPWTVVYDGQCKVCNRLVGLLRRWDTRNEIEVIPFQNTTVLDRFPWIPASAYAEAMQLVGPGGQTWQGGDAIEQLLKILPFGGLLGWAFKVPFFGELFNRFYRWFARNRYKFGCGEHCVTRTGKMDFHEEEEAAAA; encoded by the coding sequence ATGAAGACGTTCCCCGTGGTCCGCTTCGTGATCGCCGGGCAGGAGACGGAGGCCTGCGGGTCGGGCCGCCCATGGACGGTGGTCTACGACGGCCAGTGCAAGGTGTGCAACCGGCTGGTGGGGCTCCTGCGCAGGTGGGACACCCGCAACGAGATCGAGGTGATCCCCTTCCAGAACACCACGGTCCTCGACCGCTTCCCCTGGATCCCCGCGTCCGCCTACGCGGAGGCGATGCAGCTGGTGGGGCCCGGCGGGCAGACGTGGCAGGGGGGCGACGCCATCGAGCAGCTGCTGAAGATCCTCCCCTTCGGCGGGCTGCTGGGGTGGGCGTTCAAGGTCCCCTTCTTCGGGGAGCTGTTCAACCGCTTCTACCGCTGGTTCGCGCGCAACCGCTACAAGTTCGGCTGCGGCGAGCACTGCGTGACCCGCACGGGGAAGATGGACTTCCACGAAGAGGAGGAGGCCGCCGCCGCGTGA
- a CDS encoding SDR family NAD(P)-dependent oxidoreductase, translating to MQLEGRVALITGAGEGIGRAAALLLAKEGARIGALGRTREDLDKVVEEIRKAGGEGTVLLADISKPDEMEAAVEQLVKEYGRIDVVFANAGVNGVWAPIEELTPEEWDQTLGINLKGTFLTIKYTVPHLKKRGGSVIVTSSVNGTRIFSNTGATAYSTSKAGQVALTKMLALELAPSKVRVNVICPGAIETEIDENTEKRDLEKVQTPVEFPEGHMPLERGPGSAEQVARLVLFLASDASDHITGTPIWIDGGESLLKG from the coding sequence ATGCAGCTCGAAGGACGGGTGGCGCTGATCACCGGCGCGGGAGAGGGGATCGGGCGGGCGGCGGCGCTGCTGCTGGCGAAGGAGGGCGCCAGGATCGGGGCGCTCGGGCGCACGCGCGAGGACCTGGACAAGGTGGTGGAGGAGATCCGCAAGGCGGGCGGGGAGGGGACCGTGCTGCTGGCCGACATCTCGAAACCGGACGAGATGGAGGCGGCGGTCGAGCAGCTGGTGAAGGAATACGGGCGCATCGACGTGGTGTTCGCCAACGCTGGCGTCAACGGGGTGTGGGCGCCGATCGAGGAGCTGACTCCCGAGGAGTGGGACCAGACGCTCGGCATCAACCTCAAGGGCACCTTCCTCACCATCAAGTACACGGTGCCGCACCTCAAGAAGCGCGGTGGCTCGGTGATCGTCACCTCGTCGGTGAACGGCACGCGCATCTTCAGCAACACGGGGGCGACGGCCTACTCGACCTCGAAGGCGGGGCAGGTGGCGCTCACCAAGATGCTGGCGCTGGAGCTGGCGCCGTCGAAGGTGCGCGTGAACGTGATCTGCCCCGGTGCCATCGAGACGGAGATCGACGAGAACACCGAGAAGCGCGACCTGGAGAAGGTGCAGACGCCGGTGGAGTTCCCCGAGGGGCACATGCCGCTGGAGCGCGGACCCGGCAGCGCCGAGCAGGTGGCACGGCTGGTGCTCTTCCTGGCCTCCGACGCGTCGGACCACATCACCGGCACGCCGATCTGGATCGACGGCGGCGAGTCGCTCCTGAAGGGGTGA
- the thpR gene encoding RNA 2',3'-cyclic phosphodiesterase: MNRSSVGRLFVGVPIPGEVRSALEAHLRATFGERVPGKPVPPQNWHLTLRFLGDTDAERHRRLVEGLRETGAGPAFGLSFGGLGAFPRPARATVLWVGVGEGRDEIRALAAKVEQAARDAGFAPEEKEFSPHLTLSRLNPPADLRRDVQTARPFGGRMTVDSFVLFRSHLGGGPPRYERMESFPLT, encoded by the coding sequence ATGAATCGATCCAGCGTGGGGCGGTTGTTCGTGGGGGTGCCGATCCCGGGGGAGGTGCGGAGCGCGCTGGAGGCGCACCTGCGCGCGACGTTCGGCGAGCGGGTGCCGGGGAAGCCGGTGCCGCCGCAGAACTGGCACCTGACGCTGCGCTTCCTGGGCGACACGGACGCGGAGCGGCACCGGCGCCTGGTGGAGGGGCTGCGGGAGACCGGAGCCGGGCCGGCGTTCGGGCTCTCCTTCGGCGGGCTGGGCGCGTTCCCGCGGCCGGCGCGGGCGACGGTGCTGTGGGTCGGCGTCGGCGAGGGGAGGGACGAGATCCGCGCGCTGGCGGCGAAGGTCGAGCAGGCGGCGCGGGACGCCGGGTTCGCGCCCGAGGAGAAGGAGTTCTCGCCGCACCTCACCCTCAGCCGCCTCAACCCGCCGGCCGACCTGCGCCGCGACGTGCAGACGGCGAGGCCCTTCGGCGGGCGGATGACCGTGGATTCGTTCGTCCTCTTCCGCAGCCACCTGGGCGGGGGGCCGCCGCGCTACGAACGGATGGAGAGCTTTCCGCTGACCTAG